From the genome of Phlebotomus papatasi isolate M1 chromosome 2, Ppap_2.1, whole genome shotgun sequence:
AACTGAACAGAAATTGTTGTCCTCCTACTGCTATTATTAATCTTGATCCATTCCAAATTCTTCAACTGGTACTTTACAATTCCACTGTCCCATCCCAAAGCTGCAGCTACGTCTACTGTTGAAAACTCTATACTGTTATCATCAGGTCGGAATTTTCCCTCTTTAATCCCTATTGAAATGGCCATGGCAAGAGGTGGACAGGATTTTGCGACTTTTTTGAGTTGTTCGGCTCCTCCATAGGAGAAAACCCGACATCTCACATACGCTTTGCTTAGAATTTCTATTGACTCCACATGTTGTTCTAAGTAGCAAAGGAGAGTGGAGATGTTCTCCTCCGGAATATCCAGTGCCTGAACAGTAGCTTCCACTGAAAAGGCTATTTCATGCCCTGGGCAGGATTCTCTGCGTCCGTCTTTCTGACAAGCACAAGGAACAAATATCTTCTGCAAAAGTCGTCGAAGTGTAAAACGATCTAAAGAATTTGCATAAATAAATCTCTGAAGCTCAATTTTATCTCTCCGTTTGGGATCTAGGAAAAGATGACAACGTGCTTCAATACCATCTCTCCCTGCTCGTCCAATTTCCTGGACGTAACTTTCAAAGTTTTTGGGCATATTGAAATGAATAACTGCTCGGATATCTGGTTTGTTAATACCCATCCCAAAGGCAATTGTTGCCACTACAATTTTCAATTCTCCACTCATAAATGCATTTTGAATGGTCCGTCGACGAGAAGCAGCTACTCCTGCATGATATACTTCGGCCAACCAGTTTGTGCGCTTCCTTTTCCTTGATGATGTCGGTACATCACCCATTGCCACTCTAATAGCCGTTGCCACACGTTCACAATCCTCTCTCCGAGTACAGTATATAATTACTGAATTTCCGGCAAATGGAGCGGTGTCCAGAAGTTTGATCAGTGCATCTTCTCGTTTAACGTCTGTAGATACTGTTAGAATTAGATTATTTGGGAGAGGAATATCACTAATGACTCCAGCTATCCCATCTGGGACTCCTATTTGACGCACAATTTCATCTCTCGTGAGATTTGTGGCAGTTGCTGTCAAACCCAAGATTAAGGATACTTTGAGCTTTTCTCTGAGGATCTGAAAATTCAAAAGGATAAGACAGGAGCATGATGAAACCTACAgactttttttaaatgcaattattttaaaatactctaaaaaaAGCTTGGTATAATATACCtgaaaatatctaaaatatcAAGATAAGGACAAAACATGTTTTTCAATCAATATTTTTCTATTCAAATAGAATTTTGAACCAAAAAACTATAATTGTGGGAAATACTACTTCAGCACTTTgtgttcagaaaaaaaatcaaggaaaatTCGTTATTTGGTCAAAAAGGCCTACGGCGAAAATATTCCATAGAGAATCAACTGTAAAAATGGGATAAATTGCTTACAAAATGGTGATTTTGATGCAAAGCAGAGGTCAGACAGGTCAAAAACAATGATGCCGATCTGCATTATTGGATGTAAATGATTAAGTTATCTTTCGGGCATGCGTTAAACATGACTTGGCAAGATACTCTCAAGCTTTACAAAAATCAAAGcgataaaaattctaaaatttacattgtAAATTTTGCAAAGTATCAAAATCGACAAAACAACCAAATTCTTCGGAAAGAAGTCAATGCTAAGCATTTGGCGGTACTAGCAGGGAATCATTCAGTACAAGCTGCTGAAACTGAGCTATATTGTCGTTGGGCGCCAATGTCGATAACAACCGATAAATTTGGACAATTCATtgctgaaaaatggccgaaatgGGTCAAAAAATATGAAAGAGTTCTCTATGGCCTCGCACTTCTATGATCAAAAACAGCATCAGAACAGATTAGATATACTACCGCCCCTGCTCTTTGAGGTCGAAAGATAACTTGTGTTATCACCACGATATCCGTATTGCCAGAGAgatggttaaaaaaaatgtaactagCGAGGACCAACTCTGGATATTTTGTGTATTTACTTGAAATTTATATCTACGATCTATGGAAAAAATCCGCAAACTTATTAGACGACCTAGTAATACTAGGCTAGTATATTAGTTCAGACAACTGATGTGTGAGATATTAAACTGAGTCCTTTATATTTTAGGGAATATAGCACTTTAGCTCAAgacttttctcattttttttattttttatttttatttttattcaagtaGATTCTGACGTATATCGAGTGAACACTCGTACTTATAATCGTGAAACAATCACTGTGGTTTGAGGGAAAAGCTTTTACTGCGGCACTATCTTTTGACTAACTTGACTTGATGGCAGCTGAGCGGAAAAGAGCAAGTTGGAGGTATCCTTCGCTCTTTTATAGCCGCGTTTTCAACCTCCTTCAAGAagatctctttctctctctctcggaTCACTCTCTCGAGATTGACTTTTACAATTGTTTCAAACCTTACACTAcagattcaaataaaataaaaatttctatctAGTCATCAGAGGGATCATAACAATGCCCTTTTCTTTTCCACTAGAATTGGCTAAAAAAAGTTCTCATAACTCTTTCGGGACTGtagcatatcgctccttggaaattacaaggggtcaactaaTTTTCGTCCATTTTTAAGgggacagcatgaaagattcaactttgtgtaattaagtatctcaatttaatgactgaacaaaaacaatttatttcttttctatttgtatgaacactaatataaacatcgaaacttttatatttttacctttcaaaatatgttttttaatgagttagctccttatcgttctaaatgatgtgcaaattttgctgaaattagaatgccaagggatcaacttgcttgagttagtcccctgtttcacaaaaatttgaacgatgaatatattttgtgcccctttacttgaaacaaaattatgctagtaatcaaaaagattaaaattttgaaaagcttttctaataacgaaatttaatgacttataacatctgaaaatttattaaattgtctttctaagtgcattagaatttcaaaatcgcaaaaaagtaagttgaccccttgtaatttccaaggagcgttAAGCAGCAAACCTATTACCTCTGGCACActttttagctcggtataatttcatgaaaataaaattcgcGACCCTTCCTTTCTCAAACGGTTTATTATGTCTATTCCACTccttcggtctcaaaattagattgaactaaattgaatttgttatgacgtTCAAATGAAGAGGAAAAATCCGAAACAGTAGGATACATGCAaagattttaagaaataaagggatgtgaatttagattatgtgaaattttcctgacctaaaaggtgtaccagaggcatattttacgatttttcgaTCAataatatcttagctcaggaattaagcgaggtcctacaaaaaatatcttagaattAGATAATCCTTGTAATTTGAAATTACCCACAAGTATGGATTTTTATCggctttaaataattaaaaagaagtgttttttttttttcagaataataatattttcctttccGTACTCAGAGTTCCAAAATCTACGAAAGAGGTTAATACTTCTCGAAATgtaattacattttaatacaggtcaaagaaattttaatttaatgcatAAATTATGCGTTAActgttttttagaaaaatatcacaaggaaattgagaaaaacataaaaaaaaatattataaaatcttttgtCTAGAAATCGTAGAGATCTTTCAACTctgttcaaaatattttcaaaagattttgtaACGATCGAAAATGGGCGAAAAAGGACTTTTTACTGACCTTGCAGAGCATGAGGTAGCTGGGCCGGAAGTTGTGACTCCATTGGGACAAGCAATGAGCCTCATCAATGCACACAAAGCCGATCCTTGGGAGAGAACTTAGAATCTGTCCAAACTCGGACTTTTTGTCACCGTAAGCAACTGCTTCCGGAGATACCATTAGCAAATTCACACGTCCCTCTTTCAGCTCCTGAATCACCAGCTGACGCATCTTGGGCGTTTGGTTAGTGTGCAGACATCTGGCGTTTATAAAGTTGGGAATTCCACTGACTTGGTCCTCCATGAGGGAAACCAGAGGAGAGATAACGAGAGTCATCCCTTTACCGTGGCGACTGTAGAGCAAAGCAGGCAGTTGGTAGCAAAGGGATTTGCCACTGCCGGTATTGAGAGTGACAAGAGTGGAGAGTCCACAGAGAATCCTCATGATAGCTCTCTCCTGGCCAGAACGGAAGGCTGCATGTCCAAATTGATGGAGAGCTTCTGTGACTTCTGGAAGCGTTTCTGGGATTTGTCCGTCCGTTGTGAGGGAATAAACAACTTCCTGGGTATCTTCATTGAAAGATTTTTCCAGTTCCTTCGCCACTGCTTCCATTTCTGAAGCTTCCAGGTAATTTGTAGATTCTTCGGAATTTTCTTCAGCAATTTTTGCACAATTGGCTGCATCCTCGAGAGTCTGTAGGGCAGATTCCTCCACAGAATCCTCATGATCGGCTTCTTCTGTTACGGGAGCACTTGGAAAATTCTCCTTTCTGGGACATTTGGAGGCAAAATGTCCAGTAGCTCCACAttcaaaacatttaaattcttcACCATCGCATCCCCTGTCATCTAAGAGTGCGGCAGCTTTCTTCCTCCTCCAGAGGGTTTTCTTGTATTTCGAAAAGTTCAGGGTCTTCTTTCCACGCACAAAAACCTTCTTCTTCATGTTGATCTTCACGAAATTCTCATTGGCCTTCCCTGAAGAAACTTTCTGCTGCAGTTTGTCTCTTTCCTGGGCTTTTCTGGAAGATTTCTGTGGCTCTTTGCTCAGAGGATCTTCCGGCAAAGTTTGTCTGATGTAACTGCTGAAGAGTTTTTCACTCTCTGACAGGAATTTCTCTCCCACTCGGGGAATTTTCTTTGTGAATTCTGTGTCCAAAGGAGGAAGGTATTGGTCATTTGTGGATGTTTCCGGGAGGAGTTCATCTTTTTTCTGCTTCTTGAGCTTCTGCTGAGTCCTTGCTCTGGTCTTTGAGGGTTCGAATGCGTCATTTTCGAGGGAATCTTCATCAGAATAATCTTCTTTATAATTCACATCGTTCTTTCCACGTGTTTTCCTGCGAGATTTCTTGGGGATTTTTTGAGATTCCTGAATGGACCGAACTTGCTGCTCAAGCTTCTTTTTGGCCTCTTCCTGTTCAGCTTTTATTCTTTCATTCTCCCTGGCCTGACGATTGTGAATTGAACTGAAAACTTTGCGTTTCTTGAGTACATGTCTTACGGATTGTTGACTGAAGATAACAGCTTCATCTTCACTGTCTTCCACGACAGATCCATCGGAATCTGCTTCCTTGGACACTCTGCTGGTAACTGTGGAGGATGATTCTGTCGCTGATTTAGATATATTCCCCATGGAAAGCCCAAAAGTTAGCCTTTCAGATGAATTAACATTGAGCTTTGAGGCAAACTGAGAAGGGTCAATTTCACGCGTATCTTCTCCAGTTTCTCCTCCACATCTCTCAATCCAACCCGGATCAAAGTTCTTCTCCACATTCAGGGATATCTTATCGCTCTCTGGAGCCACAATGTCTGGTATTTGAGTGGATCTCTGAGAcaaaagtgtctcaaagtcCGGAATGTCTGTGGGAGATGCAATAGACCGAGAATTTTCCCCTTTTTCTGAGGCTGTGGAATTGATCCTACTGAAAGATTTTCTAGGGTTTCTCTTGGCAAAGTTCATTGATGATCCCAATTTGCTAGCCAGGGTAATTTTAGTCTTCCCGACTGGCTGAGTCTTTGATACTTTGGCTTTCTTGCACAAATGACTTCCCCATACTTTAACATTGTCTCCACTTACCAGAGCTTCCTGGGTCGGTAAATCCCTGCTGGTGGATGAAATATTGATGTCACTGTTTGAAGAATCTTGGGGATCTGTCTTGCTGGGTGAGGAGAATGATATCTCCCGGAAAGCCTCCCTAGAAGGACTCCCATCGTCATCATCGTCTTCTAGGGCATCTGTCAGGGTATTGCTGAGTAGGGAAGTGGTAATCTTGTAGTACATCTTGTAGGCATCTTTAATCTCCCTTCCTGCTTCCTTTATATCATGCTAAAATTGGTTTCAAATgctaaaaattagttttttgccAACACAATTGAAATGTCATTGACCTAACCTTTGATGGTATCCGTTTGTTTTTCTCCTTGAATTCCTTCTCCCACAGCTTCACTTTCAGTTTGTACTTGTTGAGCTTATTCTGAATATCCCCGGAACTCATTTCACTTGCACTTTAGTCAAatatttttacggaaaattaGCCAAATTGCCCTATTCCGCGAGTCTGTGAATTGGTAAAAACCGCGCAAATTTCTGTGCCACGGAGACTTCGAAAAAGTGGCAGTTGGATGTTCGAAAAGGCTTTTCGAAAATGGATCTCCGAAAAAAGTGTCTGTCAAAAATTTATCGTGTTCGCGAGAGAGGGAAGGAATAAAAATCCTCAAATTTCTCGATAAATTTCTAAAGCTGTGGTTGTTTCTGGGGCTGAAAAAAGACACTCACGTGGAAGATGATTAAGCTATTTACACTGAAGCAGCAGAAAAAGGACGGAGAGGCCACACCAAAGTCCAGTACACAGAAAAAGAGTGCAGCTCATCTGAGAATTCAGAAAGGTTTGTCAACATCTTGTCCACCATTGGTCATCAAAAAAAAGACCCCCAAAAAATTTTGTTGCCAACAAAATTCCTCCCCATTGCAGACATCAATGAACTGAATTTGCCAAAAACATGCACTACGGAATTTCCGGATACGGATGACTTGCTGAATTTCAAATTGGTCATCTGTCCAGATGAGGGATTCTACAAAGGGGGATGTTTTGTCTTTAATTTTAAGGTAAACATTTGAGAAAAACCTCAAAAAGAGGATCTTTTGGAGCTGGTATTTTTGGTTTTGGGGTTTCTAGCGATACTCAATGGTCTTCTTTGTTGTTCCAGGTTGGTCCGAACTATCCACATGAACCACCAAAGGTGAAATGTGAGACACAAGTCTACCATCCCAACATTGACCTCGAGGTATTTCCTGTGACTTTCAATGCACTTTTGAGCCCTTTTTTGATGCGAATTTGTGTTTGTTTGACTTTCAGGGTAACGTCTGCTTAAACATCCTGCGCGAGGACTGGAAACCTGTCCTAACAATCAATTCCATCGTCTACGGATTGCAATATCTCTTCCTGGTAAGTGAGCCAAAAATTTCGCGCATCCCATTCAATAGTCgtgtaacatttttttagtatttcattatttttttatttttttacttttcatgtAAAtggtaaattcaattttaatagcTTGATAAAACTGTGCGACAAAATTAGGCTTTTTGTAGGCATCTAAAACGAGAATGCTAAAACTTGGTAGAGGGCcattaaaaaatctcaaatctgaaatccCTTTAgggtaggggagacaggggtagaattagccagcaaatgaagctttttttttcgcGAGTAGCTTGTGGAAAAATGATAAGTTTTGTCTAATatatttatgtttcataagtagcattaggatattggctatatgaaacagtgtagttcaaagctctaaaatccttggctttttcttgagaggataatgaaaaaagtactgcacattggctacacttacccctgcctgggtagaaatagccacttttggggtactaattgccactagtttcccagatgaacttttaaactggagataccaaatattgtttcgcttgatacactgaagcccactgatgctaaatatgtcatttaaacctaaagaaaaaggctttagccaacttttttatgacatttttgtaattgtggcaaaattaatgcaaacattctgaaaaaatctatttctcaagttgctcatacaaatggcaatattgcttgaaatatcaatagtactttttcatctaacaattatccatctattagtgaaaaatcattgaaagttttagcccgccacggaagagtgactacaactgccccgagggctgtttcagtgtttaccATCTTgtataaaaaagtggataattattatccaagtgaaaaatattttttaattaggtttattaaaccagaaacgaggtaaaactatgaaatcttgactagaaactcagaaaaccaaatgctggtccaaaaactgtaacatcaaaactacaattttatacccattttataaaaatgcttctaaattgtaggataacaggatcagagttataaatatttctgggaatatggggatgtgttcctactttcattaaaaaatactttgctcgatgtacattttaagaaaaacgagaaaaatccactgtctacttttacccctggctataggtaccccggtctcccctaaatgtcctaattcaaaaccatttccagacattTTAACTTAgccagaagattcaacacattaagttcatattttttctgaatagaattacataaatttgctgcttgactcttctagaatgttactgttcagtgaaaattctttaaatataatttgagaactttttaaatacaagaaaaatacgccagtataaaatgctgctattgcatacaaattaatccaaatggagacaagggaatgtttctaattggagacaaacagtgtaagtgaaaccgcgacgaaaggtttcgaaaaccttgttgagttgctcttgagtgcaggatttgttcttattcctggtctcttctcctttctcatctaaaacaataagaaaatctgtccaaaaaaatcatatttccggggtttcctattgaagcatttgcagacacttcagaaaaaccatttttgtttacgaaataggtaattatttcatttgaaatcttCACGTACCGtcaacaataaagattagcacttaatttaaccaaaattagccagaaatatgacataaatattaaacaaaacgaataaacaacaatcaccccattgtgtttttcattggaaaacatggtcgatcaatgaaaaattcgatggtgaaaaggtacacttttaatttttctgagaaattaacaaattaaaatttgtgaatatgaatggattttcgctttatttgcagcaaaattaactaaataatgaaactgtggtatagaaaaatatataaataataatttagtactgtatttattatggaaaaaatgatgtttccatttggagtagcgaaaaatttccatttggaacaggttttgaattagcttaatttaccctatcccgggcatgttttaaattttttgatataattcatttttattttttttattttctaaaatttgaaaatttatatcacTGTTTCTATTTATCTAcgatgaaattaaagtttattttttacagtgttttttaatgtagaggagactggggcacaatttgtcaaaacgaaa
Proteins encoded in this window:
- the LOC129803942 gene encoding ATP-dependent DNA helicase Q4, with product MSSGDIQNKLNKYKLKVKLWEKEFKEKNKRIPSKHDIKEAGREIKDAYKMYYKITTSLLSNTLTDALEDDDDDGSPSREAFREISFSSPSKTDPQDSSNSDINISSTSRDLPTQEALVSGDNVKVWGSHLCKKAKVSKTQPVGKTKITLASKLGSSMNFAKRNPRKSFSRINSTASEKGENSRSIASPTDIPDFETLLSQRSTQIPDIVAPESDKISLNVEKNFDPGWIERCGGETGEDTREIDPSQFASKLNVNSSERLTFGLSMGNISKSATESSSTVTSRVSKEADSDGSVVEDSEDEAVIFSQQSVRHVLKKRKVFSSIHNRQARENERIKAEQEEAKKKLEQQVRSIQESQKIPKKSRRKTRGKNDVNYKEDYSDEDSLENDAFEPSKTRARTQQKLKKQKKDELLPETSTNDQYLPPLDTEFTKKIPRVGEKFLSESEKLFSSYIRQTLPEDPLSKEPQKSSRKAQERDKLQQKVSSGKANENFVKINMKKKVFVRGKKTLNFSKYKKTLWRRKKAAALLDDRGCDGEEFKCFECGATGHFASKCPRKENFPSAPVTEEADHEDSVEESALQTLEDAANCAKIAEENSEESTNYLEASEMEAVAKELEKSFNEDTQEVVYSLTTDGQIPETLPEVTEALHQFGHAAFRSGQERAIMRILCGLSTLVTLNTGSGKSLCYQLPALLYSRHGKGMTLVISPLVSLMEDQVSGIPNFINARCLHTNQTPKMRQLVIQELKEGRVNLLMVSPEAVAYGDKKSEFGQILSSLPRIGFVCIDEAHCLSQWSHNFRPSYLMLCKILREKLKVSLILGLTATATNLTRDEIVRQIGVPDGIAGVISDIPLPNNLILTVSTDVKREDALIKLLDTAPFAGNSVIIYCTRREDCERVATAIRVAMGDVPTSSRKRKRTNWLAEVYHAGVAASRRRTIQNAFMSGELKIVVATIAFGMGINKPDIRAVIHFNMPKNFESYVQEIGRAGRDGIEARCHLFLDPKRRDKIELQRFIYANSLDRFTLRRLLQKIFVPCACQKDGRRESCPGHEIAFSVEATVQALDIPEENISTLLCYLEQHVESIEILSKAYVRCRVFSYGGAEQLKKVAKSCPPLAMAISIGIKEGKFRPDDNSIEFSTVDVAAALGWDSGIVKYQLKNLEWIKINNSSRRTTISVQFDDIGFRIRAPGNFTDEQMDNILEMLINRVAQQENLEIYQLQSIFEGLTSVALPNVASVLNRDCLESSEKLKTIIREYFERTQVGKIEVTEDPDDTTDEQLERDIRYMVANYPDTSFTGRSLARIFHGISSPNFPAIVWGRCKMWRAHNLTNIHRIIDLGNAIILKMRM
- the LOC129803945 gene encoding NEDD8-conjugating enzyme Ubc12, with product MIKLFTLKQQKKDGEATPKSSTQKKSAAHLRIQKDINELNLPKTCTTEFPDTDDLLNFKLVICPDEGFYKGGCFVFNFKVGPNYPHEPPKVKCETQVYHPNIDLEGNVCLNILREDWKPVLTINSIVYGLQYLFLEPNPEDPLNKEAAEILQTNRRLFEHNVAKAMRGNYIGDTYFERCLK